One Persicobacter psychrovividus DNA window includes the following coding sequences:
- the recQ gene encoding DNA helicase RecQ, giving the protein MLSKITDKLKEVFGYDQFRGNQEVIIKNLLNGNNTFVIMPTGAGKSLCYQLPALLLDGTAIVISPLIALMKNQVDQLNALGVSAYMLNSTLTKGEMNKVKKKVLEGEARLLYVAPESLTKEENVAFLKEAKISFVAIDEAHCISEWGHDFRPEYRRIRTIITQFGDLPIIALTATATPKVQLDIQRNLGLEEANLFKSSFNRENLYYEVRPKKGIDKQLIKFILDHKGQAGIIYCLSRKKVEEVANLLKVNGIKAAPYHAGLESGMRVKNQDDFLNEDLEVIVATIAFGMGIDKPDVRFVIHYDAPKSLEGYYQETGRAGRDGLDGHCLLFYSYNDIVKLEKFNKDKPVTERENAKMLLDEVASFSESAVCRRKQLLHYFGEHMEEDCGFCDNCKHPKDRFNAQDQIQIAVKTALMTSERFGINHLVSVVRGSQNQYVLSYEHDKLPIYGLGKEDDDEHWKNIFRAAMIHQLLDKDIDNYGVLKVTELGKKFIDEPHEILVPLGHDYRNESEEEDLPTINVKAHDKVLFAQLVALRKEVAKTKGVPPYVVFSEPALEEMAIIYPTSMESLLQVQGVGQGKARKFGKPFLSLIEKYVAENDIETADEVTVKTAGDRSKDKIFIIQQIDRKVNLDELAEGRSWDFFQLLEEMEHICFSGTKLNIDYFIEEIMDEEMQSDIQEYFMGAETDNIETALDELGEDYAEDEIRLMRIKIYTDLAN; this is encoded by the coding sequence ATCTTGAGTAAAATAACAGATAAATTAAAAGAAGTCTTCGGTTATGACCAATTCAGGGGTAACCAAGAAGTCATTATAAAAAACCTCCTGAACGGCAATAATACATTCGTTATTATGCCCACAGGAGCCGGTAAATCACTTTGTTACCAGCTTCCTGCCCTACTTTTGGACGGTACTGCTATTGTTATCAGCCCGCTGATTGCACTGATGAAAAACCAGGTTGATCAACTCAATGCTTTGGGCGTTTCCGCTTACATGCTCAACTCCACCCTGACCAAAGGGGAGATGAACAAGGTAAAGAAAAAAGTTTTAGAGGGTGAAGCGCGTTTGTTATATGTGGCACCAGAATCACTGACCAAGGAAGAGAATGTCGCTTTTTTGAAAGAGGCAAAAATTTCTTTTGTAGCCATTGATGAAGCCCACTGTATTTCAGAATGGGGGCATGACTTCCGACCGGAATATCGTCGAATTCGAACAATCATCACTCAGTTTGGTGATTTACCCATTATTGCGCTCACGGCCACGGCCACCCCAAAAGTGCAGCTGGATATTCAGCGTAACCTCGGGCTTGAGGAAGCTAACCTGTTCAAATCTTCCTTTAACCGCGAAAATCTTTATTATGAGGTTCGCCCGAAAAAAGGAATCGACAAGCAACTGATAAAATTTATCCTTGACCACAAAGGGCAGGCAGGGATTATTTACTGTCTGAGCCGTAAAAAAGTGGAAGAGGTTGCCAATTTACTGAAAGTGAACGGCATTAAGGCAGCGCCATACCATGCAGGTCTGGAGTCTGGAATGCGGGTAAAAAATCAGGATGATTTTCTAAATGAAGATCTTGAAGTGATTGTAGCGACCATTGCTTTTGGTATGGGGATCGACAAACCCGATGTGCGGTTTGTCATTCACTACGACGCCCCAAAATCACTGGAAGGTTATTATCAGGAAACGGGACGTGCAGGTCGCGATGGCCTCGATGGGCATTGTCTGCTTTTCTACAGTTATAACGACATTGTAAAACTCGAAAAATTCAACAAAGACAAGCCAGTTACCGAGCGGGAGAACGCAAAGATGCTCCTGGATGAAGTGGCTTCCTTTTCAGAATCTGCCGTATGTCGACGCAAACAGTTGCTCCACTATTTTGGAGAACATATGGAGGAAGATTGTGGCTTTTGTGACAATTGTAAGCACCCGAAAGATCGTTTCAATGCACAGGATCAAATTCAGATAGCTGTAAAAACAGCCCTGATGACCAGCGAGCGTTTCGGCATCAACCATTTGGTGTCCGTTGTTCGAGGTTCACAAAATCAGTATGTCCTCAGTTACGAACATGACAAGCTGCCAATTTATGGTCTGGGAAAAGAAGATGATGATGAGCACTGGAAAAATATCTTCCGTGCGGCGATGATTCATCAGCTTCTGGATAAAGATATTGACAATTATGGGGTACTGAAGGTTACCGAGCTCGGTAAAAAATTCATTGACGAACCACACGAGATCCTTGTTCCCCTTGGGCACGATTACCGCAACGAAAGTGAAGAAGAGGATCTGCCGACCATCAATGTAAAAGCGCACGATAAGGTTCTTTTTGCGCAATTGGTCGCCCTTCGAAAAGAAGTAGCCAAAACCAAAGGGGTGCCTCCTTATGTGGTTTTTTCAGAGCCAGCACTTGAAGAGATGGCCATCATCTATCCCACCTCCATGGAAAGCCTTTTGCAGGTTCAGGGAGTGGGGCAAGGCAAAGCACGCAAGTTCGGAAAACCGTTCCTGAGCCTGATAGAAAAATACGTCGCTGAAAACGACATTGAAACTGCCGATGAAGTAACGGTAAAAACGGCTGGTGACCGTTCTAAAGATAAAATTTTTATCATTCAGCAAATCGACCGTAAGGTTAATCTCGATGAGCTTGCTGAAGGAAGAAGCTGGGATTTCTTCCAGCTATTGGAAGAAATGGAGCACATTTGTTTTTCTGGAACGAAGCTGAACATCGATTATTTCATTGAGGAAATCATGGATGAAGAAATGCAAAGCGATATTCAGGAATATTTTATGGGCGCTGAAACGGACAATATCGAAACCGCACTCGATGAACTGGGAGAAGATTATGCCGAAGACGAAATCCGCTTGATGCGCATTAAGATTTACACGGACTTAGCAAATTAA
- a CDS encoding mannose-1-phosphate guanylyltransferase, which produces MYSENNYVVIMAGGIGSRLWPFSSIKKPKQFMDVLGTGKSLLQQTYQRFLPVCPRKNIYIVTHESYEELVMEQIPEMDADQLLLEPHRRNTATCLAYACYKIAARNPLARIVAAPSDHTIFREDSFYRCIFSALDSVEERDTLMTIGLRPHGAETSFGYLQYIEGKDETIKKVKTFTEKPTKEMAELFVDSGDYVWNSGIFAWNAQSIVRALRKYLPEIAENFEDLRDVFFTDQESGQIKKAYSHCKNISIDYGLMEKADNVEVILGEFEWADLGSFQAIHEGNEEKEGTNSVKANAMLFDVEDSMIVSDDPDALIVAEGLENYVVALREKVVMIVKKGDERKFKKIFKAVKKATGNEFL; this is translated from the coding sequence ATGTACAGTGAAAATAATTATGTGGTGATCATGGCTGGAGGCATTGGCAGCCGGTTGTGGCCATTCAGCAGTATAAAAAAGCCCAAGCAGTTTATGGATGTTTTAGGCACGGGGAAATCGCTCCTGCAACAGACTTACCAACGGTTTTTGCCCGTCTGCCCACGCAAGAATATTTACATCGTTACGCATGAGTCTTATGAAGAACTGGTGATGGAGCAGATTCCTGAGATGGATGCCGATCAGTTACTATTGGAGCCCCACCGTCGTAATACAGCCACCTGCCTGGCATACGCCTGTTATAAAATTGCGGCAAGGAACCCGCTGGCACGTATTGTGGCCGCACCTTCAGATCATACCATTTTTCGTGAAGATTCCTTCTACCGTTGTATTTTTTCAGCATTGGATTCGGTCGAGGAGCGTGACACACTGATGACCATTGGCTTGAGGCCTCATGGGGCGGAGACGTCTTTTGGTTATTTACAATATATTGAAGGAAAGGACGAGACGATCAAAAAGGTAAAGACGTTTACTGAAAAGCCGACAAAAGAGATGGCAGAACTTTTTGTGGACAGCGGCGACTATGTGTGGAACTCGGGGATTTTTGCCTGGAATGCACAGTCAATCGTTCGGGCACTTCGCAAGTACCTTCCTGAGATTGCAGAGAATTTTGAGGACCTTCGGGATGTGTTTTTTACGGATCAGGAAAGTGGACAAATCAAAAAGGCGTATTCGCACTGTAAAAATATCTCCATTGATTATGGCTTGATGGAGAAGGCCGATAATGTAGAGGTGATTTTGGGGGAGTTTGAGTGGGCTGATTTGGGCTCTTTTCAGGCGATTCACGAAGGTAATGAGGAAAAGGAGGGCACCAACAGCGTGAAGGCGAATGCGATGTTGTTTGATGTGGAGGACTCGATGATTGTGAGTGATGACCCTGATGCGCTTATTGTCGCAGAAGGCCTGGAGAATTATGTGGTCGCACTGCGGGAGAAGGTCGTGATGATCGTTAAGAAGGGTGACGAGCGAAAGTTCAAGAAGATATTCAAAGCGGTAAAAAAAGCCACAGGAAACGAATTTCTGTAG
- the rlmB gene encoding 23S rRNA (guanosine(2251)-2'-O)-methyltransferase RlmB: protein MERQFRGTPRRKPQSADMIFGTRAVIEAIRAGKEIDRLFIQKGLNNELTKELVDTAIEFRLPISKVPVEKLNRITRKNHQGAIAYLSAVSYQSLDNIISRCYEQGKDPFILILDRVTDVRNFGAICRTAECAGVDAIVIPSKGAAQINPDAVKTSAGALNIIPVCRQDYLKDTITYLQESGVAVVAATEKTDNSYSDIDYNQPIAVLMGSEEDGVSPEYLKRSDLKAKIPILGKIESLNVSVAAGIILYEAVRQKGL from the coding sequence ATGGAAAGACAATTCCGCGGCACTCCCCGCAGAAAACCGCAATCGGCGGATATGATTTTTGGCACAAGAGCTGTCATTGAGGCGATACGCGCCGGAAAAGAAATCGATCGGCTGTTCATCCAGAAAGGGTTGAACAACGAACTTACAAAAGAGCTTGTAGATACTGCAATTGAATTTCGATTGCCGATCAGCAAAGTCCCTGTGGAAAAACTAAATCGCATTACGCGTAAAAATCACCAAGGGGCTATCGCTTACCTTTCAGCAGTGAGTTACCAGTCGCTGGATAACATCATTAGCCGTTGTTATGAGCAGGGGAAAGATCCTTTTATTCTGATCCTGGACCGTGTAACGGACGTGCGTAACTTCGGGGCAATTTGCCGTACGGCCGAATGTGCCGGTGTGGATGCCATCGTGATCCCAAGCAAGGGTGCTGCACAGATCAATCCAGATGCTGTAAAAACATCTGCAGGTGCATTGAACATTATCCCGGTTTGCCGTCAGGATTATCTGAAAGATACCATCACCTACCTTCAGGAAAGTGGTGTTGCCGTTGTTGCTGCTACAGAAAAAACAGACAACAGCTATTCAGATATCGATTACAACCAGCCTATTGCTGTTCTAATGGGATCAGAGGAAGACGGTGTATCGCCGGAATACCTAAAACGCTCCGATTTGAAAGCTAAGATTCCAATTTTGGGAAAAATCGAATCTCTGAATGTTTCGGTAGCCGCAGGAATTATCCTGTACGAGGCCGTTCGTCAGAAAGGACTATAA
- a CDS encoding GWxTD domain-containing protein, with amino-acid sequence MHKPNHLLIILIALLNICSLSSAVAQLPLSEYNQAYNYNPLALTNFHHFVYRDKQNLRVYLNIRYRSENSVMEDSELSYFFVNSLNSLDKSNTEKLNNSHFVGHETLNNHFTIPLSPKVDTGDIMVIKMATYDKNFTFYHCIPLEEAVDFLPMDGTQPFWGMTDNFIPEKAFQISTADPNAKVTVRHWKDPFLPSLPPMSKTSPPKELATEDKTFDSGATIPIKAMGTYFISLNPDQKEGWIFMKQDKYYPKIKKVEDLAPPLRYISTNDEYKALLVTNDRRKAFEEFWLSNSRSPKRAKSTIKRYYNQVEFANTFFTTYKEGWKTDRGMVYIVFGKPDEVYLHPKDEIWVYGRGEEEQVRFVFEKNTEHYKNGLFMLKRAKKYQDVWFRQVDLWRKGLKGI; translated from the coding sequence ATGCATAAACCCAATCATCTCCTGATCATTTTGATCGCGCTACTGAACATTTGTTCACTTTCATCAGCCGTGGCTCAACTCCCATTGAGTGAATATAATCAGGCCTACAACTACAATCCGTTGGCCTTAACCAACTTTCACCATTTTGTTTACCGGGACAAGCAAAACCTCAGGGTGTACCTGAATATCCGCTACCGTTCAGAAAACAGCGTGATGGAAGACAGTGAGCTCAGTTACTTCTTTGTCAATTCGCTGAACTCCCTTGACAAAAGCAATACGGAAAAACTCAACAACAGCCACTTTGTAGGCCATGAAACGCTGAATAACCACTTTACCATTCCCCTGAGCCCAAAGGTTGATACAGGTGATATAATGGTCATAAAAATGGCCACCTACGATAAAAACTTTACCTTTTATCATTGTATCCCGCTGGAAGAAGCGGTGGATTTTCTGCCCATGGATGGCACACAACCTTTCTGGGGAATGACTGACAACTTCATTCCTGAAAAGGCTTTTCAGATTTCCACTGCCGACCCCAATGCAAAAGTTACGGTGCGCCACTGGAAAGACCCTTTCCTGCCTTCCTTACCACCGATGAGTAAAACCTCGCCGCCAAAAGAACTGGCCACTGAAGACAAAACCTTTGATTCTGGCGCCACCATCCCGATCAAGGCGATGGGAACGTACTTCATCAGCCTAAACCCTGATCAAAAAGAGGGCTGGATATTCATGAAACAAGATAAATACTATCCTAAAATCAAAAAAGTGGAAGACCTCGCGCCACCGTTGCGCTACATCTCCACCAATGATGAATACAAAGCCCTGTTGGTCACCAACGACCGCCGAAAAGCTTTTGAGGAATTTTGGCTCAGCAACAGCCGATCACCAAAACGCGCTAAAAGCACCATCAAGAGATACTACAATCAGGTGGAATTTGCCAACACCTTTTTCACCACTTATAAGGAAGGATGGAAAACGGACCGCGGGATGGTCTATATTGTTTTCGGCAAGCCCGATGAGGTTTACCTTCACCCCAAAGATGAAATCTGGGTGTATGGGCGCGGAGAAGAGGAGCAGGTACGGTTTGTTTTTGAAAAAAATACCGAGCACTACAAAAATGGTCTGTTTATGCTGAAAAGGGCCAAAAAATATCAGGATGTATGGTTTCGGCAGGTTGACCTGTGGCGCAAAGGCCTCAAGGGCATTTAA
- a CDS encoding class I SAM-dependent methyltransferase, whose amino-acid sequence MSVYTTEIASDQIPSDNPIHQRLLKAYYAAQPFVSGRLLEVGCGEGRGVSLLAPKSESYTAIDKIHEVVEKLQAQHPEVDFRQAMVPPFEGIADESFDTVVSFQVIEHIEDDALFLKEIHRVLKKGGKAIISTPNIIKTLSRNPWHIREYTAEELRLLANRYFDQIDTLGIGGNEKVWEYYHRNKKSVQAVMKYDFLNLQYRLPAALLKIPYDIMNRRNRNKLKDVSDDLVKSISHQDYLLVKQPEEALDLFYVLTK is encoded by the coding sequence ATGAGTGTATATACAACCGAAATCGCTTCGGATCAGATTCCTTCTGATAACCCTATTCATCAACGCCTGCTAAAGGCTTACTATGCCGCACAGCCGTTTGTCAGTGGACGCTTGCTTGAGGTGGGCTGTGGAGAAGGCCGTGGGGTCAGTTTGTTGGCGCCCAAGAGTGAATCTTACACGGCCATAGATAAAATTCATGAGGTGGTGGAGAAATTGCAAGCCCAGCATCCCGAGGTGGATTTCCGCCAGGCAATGGTTCCTCCTTTCGAGGGAATTGCTGACGAGTCTTTTGATACTGTGGTCTCTTTTCAGGTGATTGAGCATATCGAAGATGACGCCTTGTTTCTGAAAGAAATTCACCGCGTACTGAAAAAAGGAGGTAAAGCGATTATTTCAACCCCCAATATTATCAAGACGCTGAGCAGAAACCCATGGCATATTCGGGAATACACTGCGGAAGAGTTGCGCCTGTTGGCTAACCGTTATTTTGATCAGATCGATACGCTGGGTATTGGTGGCAACGAGAAGGTGTGGGAATATTATCACCGAAATAAAAAATCAGTTCAGGCAGTGATGAAATATGATTTCCTGAACTTGCAGTATCGTCTGCCTGCGGCTTTACTGAAGATCCCTTATGATATTATGAACCGCCGCAACCGTAACAAGCTGAAAGATGTATCGGATGATTTGGTCAAGTCAATTTCCCATCAGGATTACCTTTTGGTGAAACAGCCAGAAGAAGCCCTTGATTTATTTTATGTACTGACCAAGTGA
- a CDS encoding glycerophosphodiester phosphodiesterase gives MKKPYIGLIVLLFICTNAMAQFDFEGHRGARGLLPENTIPAFIKALDLGVTTLEMDVVISKDKKVVVSHDPFFNHEFTTTPEGKKIRSRQHDEHLLYHMNYEDIKKYDVGKRNHSEFPEQVSVPAYKPLLSEVLTTAERHVKNTDRDEVYYNIEIKAEEEWDMLYTPPVDEFCELVVKTVDAYVPMHRVILQSFDPRVLEYLHQHYPQIRLAFLVENKQSIQENLKKLSFKPPIYSPEYFLLKKKDVKWLHANDFKVIPWTVNDKEEMEKLVEWGVDGLISDYPDRLMIIKKEMKLHATSL, from the coding sequence ATGAAAAAGCCTTACATCGGTCTTATCGTCTTATTATTTATTTGTACTAATGCCATGGCGCAGTTTGATTTTGAAGGTCATCGGGGAGCAAGGGGACTCCTTCCAGAAAATACTATTCCCGCATTTATAAAAGCGTTGGATTTGGGCGTTACCACCCTTGAGATGGATGTGGTGATTTCTAAAGACAAAAAAGTGGTCGTTTCACATGATCCCTTTTTCAATCATGAGTTTACCACAACGCCTGAGGGAAAGAAAATTCGCTCGCGTCAGCACGATGAGCACTTGCTTTATCACATGAATTATGAGGACATCAAGAAGTATGATGTCGGAAAACGCAACCATTCGGAATTCCCAGAGCAGGTTTCTGTCCCTGCCTACAAACCCCTACTTTCAGAGGTGTTAACAACGGCTGAGCGACACGTGAAAAATACGGATCGTGATGAGGTATATTACAATATAGAAATTAAGGCGGAAGAGGAGTGGGACATGCTTTATACTCCTCCGGTAGATGAGTTTTGTGAGCTTGTGGTGAAAACCGTAGATGCTTACGTGCCGATGCACCGTGTGATTCTTCAATCTTTTGATCCCCGCGTGCTGGAGTATTTACATCAGCATTACCCACAAATTCGACTGGCCTTTTTGGTGGAAAACAAGCAGTCTATTCAGGAGAATCTGAAAAAGCTCAGCTTTAAGCCACCGATTTACAGTCCTGAATATTTTTTACTGAAAAAGAAGGATGTCAAGTGGCTTCATGCCAATGATTTCAAAGTCATTCCATGGACAGTCAATGACAAAGAAGAGATGGAGAAATTGGTGGAATGGGGCGTCGATGGCCTGATCAGTGATTACCCTGACCGACTGATGATCATCAAAAAAGAAATGAAGCTGCACGCCACAAGCTTATAA
- a CDS encoding aldehyde dehydrogenase, with amino-acid sequence MSETINQTLSPDQATTLLEAQQAYFQQQHTRDLSFRKRQLQKLLQAVENFEPELTEAVQRDFRKSTFETFITEIGMLKVEIKHALKHLKKWTKPQVQGGLSLVNFPARNFLYQEPLGVSLIIAPWNYPILLALSPLIGAIAAGCCAVIKPSELTPHTSAVLKRLITSTFLPEYISLVEGGAETASELLSMPFNHIFFTGSSKVGQIVAKAAAEQMIPATLELGGKSPVIVHRDADIEVAARRVVWGKFLNAGQTCVAPDYVLVHREVHDAFVEALQVEVIKAYGDNIQQNEDYPRIISNKHYKRLEAMLQPDKVAFGGVCDELDLYISPTVMVGVAVEDAVMQEEIFGPVLPILSYDGINEIAPILNKLSHPLAFYVFSENRHFTNYFIENFPFGGGCINDVVAHLAEQQLPFGGMGKSGYGQYHGRYSVEAFSHRKGVMKKPTFLDVPFRYAPYGGKLKLMRQLFQWF; translated from the coding sequence ATGAGTGAAACAATAAATCAGACCCTGAGTCCAGATCAGGCGACCACCCTTTTGGAGGCGCAGCAAGCATATTTCCAACAGCAGCATACCCGTGATTTAAGCTTCAGGAAGAGGCAGTTGCAAAAACTACTCCAAGCTGTGGAGAACTTCGAGCCAGAACTTACCGAAGCGGTGCAGCGCGATTTTCGGAAAAGTACTTTCGAGACCTTCATTACTGAAATAGGAATGCTCAAGGTAGAGATTAAGCATGCGCTGAAGCACTTGAAAAAATGGACAAAGCCACAGGTACAGGGCGGTTTGAGCTTGGTGAACTTTCCTGCACGCAATTTCCTTTATCAGGAGCCGCTTGGCGTAAGTCTGATCATCGCGCCGTGGAATTACCCGATTTTGCTCGCATTGTCTCCCCTGATAGGGGCAATTGCCGCGGGCTGTTGTGCCGTAATCAAGCCGTCAGAACTAACACCCCATACTTCAGCAGTATTGAAGAGGCTCATCACTTCAACTTTTCTGCCTGAATATATATCCTTGGTAGAAGGTGGGGCAGAAACGGCCTCGGAGCTGTTGTCCATGCCTTTCAATCATATTTTCTTTACAGGGAGCAGCAAGGTCGGGCAGATTGTAGCCAAAGCGGCGGCAGAACAAATGATTCCTGCCACTTTGGAGCTTGGAGGGAAAAGTCCCGTGATCGTTCACCGTGATGCAGATATTGAGGTGGCAGCTCGTCGGGTGGTCTGGGGGAAATTTCTGAATGCGGGGCAAACCTGTGTAGCGCCAGATTATGTTCTTGTGCATCGCGAGGTGCACGATGCCTTTGTGGAAGCCCTTCAGGTGGAGGTAATCAAAGCTTACGGCGACAATATTCAGCAGAATGAAGATTACCCACGAATAATTAGTAATAAACATTATAAAAGGTTGGAGGCGATGTTGCAGCCAGATAAAGTGGCCTTCGGGGGTGTTTGTGATGAGCTTGATCTGTATATATCACCAACGGTTATGGTTGGGGTTGCCGTAGAAGACGCCGTAATGCAGGAAGAGATTTTTGGCCCCGTTTTGCCGATCCTTTCTTATGATGGGATTAATGAGATTGCCCCAATACTGAACAAACTCAGTCACCCACTCGCTTTTTATGTCTTTTCCGAAAACAGGCATTTTACCAATTATTTCATTGAAAACTTTCCTTTTGGAGGGGGATGCATCAATGATGTGGTGGCGCATCTTGCAGAACAACAGTTGCCCTTTGGGGGAATGGGCAAGAGTGGTTATGGGCAATACCATGGGCGGTATTCGGTGGAGGCGTTCAGTCACCGCAAAGGCGTAATGAAAAAGCCAACCTTCCTGGATGTTCCTTTCAGGTATGCGCCTTATGGCGGGAAGTTAAAGCTGATGAGGCAGTTGTTTCAGTGGTTTTAG
- the nagA gene encoding N-acetylglucosamine-6-phosphate deacetylase — translation MKVLVQNVRVVSPDLDIDRASVLVQDGKIQAVLRLGQMVPAAEKVIDGRGQILMPGFIDIHTHGAAGADVCEGTEEAVRTIAKAKLQEGVTIFLPTTITAPNATLSQAMQGVKAYQQRMDYAKTPSVHIEGPFINADCAGAQNPDFVRNPNWEELKHLHEIAPVGVVSIAVETEGAMTFTEQASSAGIVVSGAHSNATYMEFLQAKNKGLGHLTHFCNQMTPVHHREIGLVGAGLLDDDIKLELICDGVHLNRDMIKLIFKSRSVDGLMLITDSVAASWCPDGIRDFGGLQVEVKDGVARLESGALAGSTLKFNDGLKMVRSVTGLPLKELVKTTSWNQAQSLGLEGVGKIEKGYAADFVLLDEELNIQSTFVDGVEKFTKEQTEQRKQHLA, via the coding sequence ATGAAGGTTTTAGTTCAAAATGTACGTGTAGTTTCCCCTGATTTGGATATCGATCGGGCATCAGTATTGGTTCAGGATGGTAAAATTCAGGCAGTGCTTCGTTTGGGGCAAATGGTTCCTGCGGCAGAGAAAGTGATTGATGGCCGCGGGCAGATATTAATGCCAGGGTTTATTGATATTCATACCCACGGTGCTGCGGGTGCCGATGTTTGTGAAGGTACTGAAGAGGCCGTGCGTACAATTGCGAAGGCAAAACTTCAGGAGGGGGTAACCATTTTTCTCCCCACAACAATTACCGCACCCAATGCAACGCTGTCGCAGGCAATGCAGGGAGTGAAAGCGTACCAGCAACGAATGGATTACGCTAAAACACCTTCCGTACATATTGAAGGGCCATTTATCAATGCGGATTGCGCAGGCGCGCAGAACCCTGATTTTGTCCGCAACCCCAACTGGGAAGAGTTAAAGCATTTACATGAAATCGCTCCAGTGGGCGTGGTATCCATTGCCGTAGAGACTGAGGGAGCTATGACATTTACTGAACAGGCCTCCTCTGCGGGAATTGTGGTTTCAGGGGCGCACTCCAATGCGACTTATATGGAATTCCTTCAGGCAAAAAATAAAGGACTGGGGCATCTGACGCACTTTTGTAACCAGATGACTCCTGTGCATCATCGGGAAATCGGTTTGGTGGGCGCAGGCTTGCTTGATGATGATATTAAGCTGGAGCTGATTTGCGACGGGGTACACCTGAATCGTGATATGATCAAGCTGATATTTAAAAGTCGCTCGGTTGATGGCCTGATGCTGATTACGGATTCTGTGGCGGCATCCTGGTGCCCTGATGGTATTCGGGATTTCGGAGGCTTGCAGGTAGAGGTGAAAGATGGTGTGGCAAGACTTGAAAGTGGTGCTTTGGCAGGTTCAACCCTTAAATTCAACGATGGGCTGAAGATGGTGCGCTCGGTAACGGGCTTGCCGCTGAAGGAGCTGGTAAAAACCACCTCTTGGAATCAGGCGCAGAGTCTTGGACTTGAAGGTGTCGGGAAAATAGAAAAGGGATATGCTGCGGATTTTGTGCTGCTTGATGAGGAGCTGAATATTCAATCCACTTTCGTGGATGGGGTAGAGAAGTTTACCAAAGAACAGACGGAACAGCGAAAACAACATTTAGCCTAA
- a CDS encoding DUF4870 domain-containing protein, producing MNPYLPKKYASSSERQWALFAHLSALAACVMPMAHLIIPLVIYFSKKEESAFVASHARAALNFQLSIALYCLLASPLVLLAIGIPIIMILGIMSMVCAIIAAIRLDQDQNYRYPISISFFK from the coding sequence ATGAATCCCTATTTACCTAAAAAATACGCCTCCTCCTCGGAAAGGCAGTGGGCACTGTTTGCGCACCTGAGTGCGTTAGCGGCTTGCGTGATGCCTATGGCACACTTGATTATCCCACTGGTGATCTACTTTTCCAAAAAAGAGGAATCAGCGTTTGTTGCCAGCCATGCACGGGCCGCATTGAATTTCCAGCTTTCCATAGCATTGTATTGCCTGCTCGCTTCGCCCCTGGTTTTATTGGCTATCGGCATACCCATCATCATGATTTTGGGAATCATGTCCATGGTATGTGCCATCATTGCAGCCATCCGACTCGACCAGGATCAGAATTACCGCTACCCCATCAGTATTTCGTTTTTTAAATAA
- the cmk gene encoding (d)CMP kinase, with protein sequence MSNKIVIAIDGYSGCGKSSTAKAVAAALGYGYIDTGAMYRSVTLYFKEHNIKLTDPKAVKAALKEINISFVYNDKSGLNETFLNSKNVEKEIRKMYISEGVSEVAVIAEVRKAMVDQQRKMGKKKGVVMDGRDIASVVFPNAELKVFMTADVRIRAERRQKELFDQKQLVNLEDIIDNLKKRDRIDTSRAESPLTQVEDAMEVDTSFMNFDEQVNVIVEAAQKLIGK encoded by the coding sequence ATGAGTAATAAAATTGTAATTGCGATCGATGGTTACAGTGGCTGTGGGAAAAGCTCCACGGCAAAAGCTGTCGCCGCAGCATTAGGGTATGGTTATATTGACACAGGTGCAATGTACCGCTCGGTAACGCTTTACTTCAAAGAACATAATATCAAGCTCACCGATCCCAAGGCTGTCAAGGCCGCATTGAAGGAAATTAATATTTCTTTTGTGTACAACGATAAGTCGGGGCTCAACGAAACGTTTCTTAATAGTAAGAACGTGGAAAAGGAGATCCGAAAGATGTATATTTCTGAAGGGGTCAGTGAGGTGGCTGTGATTGCTGAAGTACGAAAGGCAATGGTAGACCAGCAGCGTAAGATGGGCAAAAAGAAAGGCGTAGTGATGGACGGGAGAGATATTGCCTCGGTGGTATTTCCTAATGCAGAGCTGAAAGTCTTCATGACTGCCGATGTGCGCATTCGTGCCGAACGCCGACAGAAAGAACTTTTTGATCAGAAGCAGCTCGTGAATTTGGAGGATATCATTGATAACCTCAAAAAGCGCGACCGTATCGATACTTCTCGGGCAGAAAGCCCACTGACACAGGTGGAAGATGCCATGGAAGTGGACACTTCTTTTATGAATTTTGATGAACAGGTAAATGTCATTGTGGAGGCTGCCCAGAAATTAATTGGTAAATAG